Proteins co-encoded in one Coxiella burnetii genomic window:
- a CDS encoding APC family permease, with the protein MHTASPKAVALQMPMQGESVRLRLPAMFMGEILMYREDFHQTKTNVAHMKRSGIRDFFTSHFASCGSHDKVISFFQVDKEVIKLSLVHWKADMKLKRIFSPLIILLISINGMIGSAWLFGPYFAAKTAGPAALVSWLVGGGLVLIVAFTFAELSTMFPVAGGIARIPQYSHGMATGFMMSWIAWLSCVAMPPIEVLATLQYTSFFFPRLTCLHGNQHVLTHEGLVGAALLMFFLSWLNIASVKHLVRSNVLMTVFKIGIILVIAITLIAVGFHGKNFFAYGGFAPSGWHGIVSAVSMGGIAFAFTGFRHGVELAAETKNPKQAIPLAIIGSIVFCLLLYWLLQLAFIGALHSPSLSKGWAQLAYQGDVGPFSGIAALLGLGWLSWMIYANAVISPLGGALVYVTSTSRIVYGMSKNAYFPAFFMRLNKKAIPVWCIALNGLTGFVLFFVLSGWQSMINFLVSAVVISYGTGPISLITLRYQMPNANRPFKLPQGILLSTLAFYVCNLMVFWCGWESIKKLFAAILIGILFFIVFQKTKQQRLREIHLKYSLWLIIYLGGLTLISYLGSMGGGMGIIPFGWDFIVIALFSLVSLYLAVKSRLPQISAQTHQANTLDSVDSEASA; encoded by the coding sequence ATGCACACAGCATCGCCTAAAGCCGTGGCGCTGCAAATGCCGATGCAAGGTGAATCCGTAAGATTGCGTTTACCGGCGATGTTCATGGGTGAAATTTTAATGTACCGAGAGGATTTCCACCAGACAAAAACCAATGTAGCCCACATGAAGCGAAGCGGAATACGGGATTTTTTTACCTCCCACTTCGCTTCGTGCGGGTCACATGATAAAGTAATATCATTTTTTCAAGTCGATAAAGAAGTTATTAAACTTTCCTTAGTCCATTGGAAAGCCGATATGAAACTAAAACGGATTTTTAGTCCCTTAATTATCCTACTTATCTCAATTAACGGCATGATCGGTTCGGCGTGGTTGTTTGGCCCTTACTTTGCAGCAAAAACAGCCGGACCCGCGGCGTTGGTTTCGTGGTTAGTCGGTGGCGGGTTGGTATTAATAGTGGCGTTTACGTTTGCTGAGTTATCCACGATGTTCCCTGTCGCCGGCGGCATTGCACGAATCCCTCAATACAGCCACGGGATGGCCACGGGTTTTATGATGAGTTGGATTGCCTGGCTTTCTTGTGTTGCTATGCCGCCAATTGAGGTTCTGGCGACCTTACAATACACCAGTTTCTTTTTTCCTCGTCTCACTTGTCTTCACGGCAATCAACACGTGTTGACGCATGAAGGATTAGTGGGAGCCGCGTTGCTCATGTTCTTTTTGTCTTGGCTGAATATCGCGAGTGTCAAGCATTTGGTTCGATCGAATGTTTTAATGACGGTTTTTAAAATCGGTATTATTCTGGTAATCGCTATCACGCTTATAGCCGTGGGTTTCCATGGAAAAAATTTCTTTGCTTATGGTGGTTTTGCTCCCTCTGGTTGGCATGGTATTGTCAGCGCGGTTTCGATGGGCGGCATTGCGTTTGCTTTTACCGGCTTTCGTCATGGCGTTGAGCTCGCCGCTGAAACTAAAAATCCTAAGCAAGCAATTCCACTCGCCATTATCGGTTCGATCGTGTTTTGTTTATTATTGTATTGGTTATTACAACTTGCCTTTATTGGCGCCCTTCATAGCCCTTCTTTAAGCAAAGGATGGGCACAGTTAGCCTACCAAGGCGATGTCGGGCCTTTTTCCGGGATTGCGGCTTTGTTGGGGTTGGGTTGGCTTAGCTGGATGATTTATGCAAATGCTGTCATTTCGCCTCTAGGCGGGGCGCTGGTTTATGTCACATCGACTTCCCGCATTGTCTATGGAATGAGTAAAAATGCGTATTTTCCAGCTTTTTTTATGCGGCTTAATAAAAAAGCGATCCCCGTCTGGTGTATTGCATTAAATGGCTTAACAGGTTTCGTTTTATTTTTTGTTCTCTCCGGTTGGCAAAGCATGATTAATTTTTTAGTTTCGGCCGTGGTTATTTCTTATGGGACGGGACCGATTTCGTTGATTACGCTGCGTTATCAAATGCCAAACGCAAATCGCCCCTTTAAGCTGCCACAAGGGATTTTATTATCTACTTTAGCATTTTATGTTTGTAATTTAATGGTATTCTGGTGCGGCTGGGAAAGCATTAAAAAATTATTTGCCGCTATTTTAATTGGCATTCTCTTTTTTATTGTTTTTCAAAAAACGAAACAACAAAGGCTTCGAGAAATTCACCTCAAATACAGCTTATGGCTGATCATTTATCTCGGAGGACTCACGTTGATTTCTTATCTCGGTTCAATGGGTGGCGGCATGGGGATTATTCCGTTT
- a CDS encoding DUF1289 domain-containing protein produces the protein MNIAGKRNLTDSPCIGICSATALGDAVCIGCGRTFDEVCRWNTLSDEEKIAINRRLAEKK, from the coding sequence ATGAACATCGCCGGTAAACGCAATCTTACGGATTCACCTTGCATCGGCATTTGCAGCGCCACGGCTTTAGGCGATGCTGTGTGCATCGGCTGTGGGCGTACATTTGATGAAGTATGCCGCTGGAATACGTTATCCGACGAAGAAAAAATAGCCATTAACCGCCGCTTGGCAGAAAAAAAATAA
- the prfB gene encoding peptide chain release factor 2 (programmed frameshift), with translation MLEINLLIEKLNELKARSDALRGYLDLGTKETRLLEIQRELENPAVWQDPEKAQSLNRERSELETLIQQSDIIDQRISDAIEMAQLSKQEKETDLITDLNKDFKQLEKTIAEMEFQRMFSGEMDSNNAYLDIQAGSGGTEAQDWAEMLLRMYLRWGDKHGFTTTLMEASPGEVAGIKSATIEFTGSYAYGWLRSETGVHRLVRKSPFDSGNRRHTSFASVFVSPEIDDDIEIEINPAELRIDTYRASGAGGQHVNRTDSAVRITHLPSGIVVQCQNDRSQHKNKAQAMKQLRAKLYEMEMMKQQEKQALLEASKSEISWGNQIRSYVLDASRVKDLRTGVETSNTQAVLDGDIDLFIEACLKQGDFNDAAR, from the exons ATGTTAGAAATCAATCTATTAATTGAAAAGCTTAATGAACTGAAGGCGCGCTCCGACGCCTTGCGGGGGTATCTT GACCTCGGTACGAAAGAAACCCGCCTTTTAGAAATTCAACGCGAGCTTGAAAATCCGGCTGTTTGGCAAGACCCTGAAAAAGCACAATCGTTAAACCGCGAACGATCCGAATTAGAAACGCTCATTCAGCAATCCGATATCATCGATCAGCGTATTAGCGACGCCATCGAAATGGCGCAACTGAGCAAGCAAGAAAAAGAGACGGATTTAATTACCGATTTAAATAAAGACTTCAAACAGCTTGAAAAAACAATCGCAGAAATGGAATTTCAGCGTATGTTTTCCGGTGAAATGGACTCGAATAATGCTTATCTTGACATTCAGGCCGGCTCAGGCGGGACAGAAGCGCAGGATTGGGCGGAAATGCTGTTACGAATGTATTTGCGCTGGGGCGATAAACACGGCTTCACGACCACGCTAATGGAGGCTTCTCCTGGCGAAGTAGCTGGAATAAAAAGCGCGACTATCGAATTTACAGGCAGTTATGCGTATGGTTGGCTGCGTAGCGAGACGGGCGTACATCGGCTGGTCCGTAAATCTCCTTTTGATTCGGGCAATCGTCGTCATACTTCGTTTGCTTCGGTCTTTGTGTCACCCGAAATCGATGATGATATTGAAATTGAAATCAACCCGGCGGAATTACGTATTGACACTTATCGCGCTAGCGGTGCGGGAGGGCAGCACGTAAACCGGACGGATTCGGCCGTCCGCATCACGCATTTGCCCTCTGGGATTGTGGTCCAGTGTCAAAATGACCGATCACAGCATAAAAATAAAGCGCAAGCCATGAAACAGCTTCGGGCAAAGCTTTATGAGATGGAAATGATGAAACAACAGGAAAAACAAGCTTTGCTAGAAGCCTCTAAATCCGAAATCAGTTGGGGCAATCAAATTCGCTCGTACGTTTTAGACGCTTCCCGTGTGAAAGATTTGCGAACCGGCGTTGAAACCAGTAATACCCAGGCTGTGTTGGATGGCGATATCGATTTATTCATCGAGGCCTGTCTAAAACAAGGAGATTTTAATGACGCTGCTCGATGA
- the arfB gene encoding alternative ribosome rescue aminoacyl-tRNA hydrolase ArfB, which translates to MTLLDENEVEWRFIRASGPGGQKVNKIATAAQLRFNVPKSSLPEEIKERLVAIAGNRINTEGELVITGRRYRTQKQNRQDALERLIHFVKLAAQKPKKRKKTKPTRAAREKRLTNKHKRAETKRRRRGVDL; encoded by the coding sequence ATGACGCTGCTCGATGAAAATGAAGTGGAGTGGCGTTTTATTCGCGCCAGTGGCCCCGGCGGGCAGAAAGTCAATAAAATAGCGACCGCGGCCCAACTTCGCTTTAACGTGCCAAAATCTTCTTTACCCGAGGAAATAAAAGAAAGGCTCGTTGCCATAGCGGGAAATCGAATTAACACTGAAGGCGAGTTAGTTATCACCGGCCGACGTTACCGCACACAAAAGCAAAATCGCCAAGATGCCTTAGAACGCCTTATTCATTTTGTCAAACTTGCGGCTCAGAAGCCGAAGAAACGGAAAAAAACCAAGCCCACCCGTGCCGCCCGTGAAAAACGGCTAACTAACAAACACAAGCGTGCTGAGACTAAACGCCGACGTCGCGGTGTTGATCTCTAG
- the lysS gene encoding lysine--tRNA ligase, whose translation MELKDQIKEENEQIAQRKLKLKKRREEGQAYPNDFKRDSLAADLHAVYDQFDSGALTAKAIRVKMAGRMMTRRIMGKASFAHIQDMKGRMQIYVTRDSLPQGVYSDFKSWDLGDIVGIEGELFKTKTEELSVKVDQIRLLTKALRPMPDKFHGLHDQEQRFRQRYLDLIVNESSRHLFQTRSQVIAQIRRFLDDRGYIEVETPMMHPLPGGAAARPFETHHNAMNMDLFLRIAPELYLKRLVVGGFEKVYEINRNFRNEGISTRHNPEFTMLEFYQAYATYEDMMMLTESMIRHLAEKIFGVMEIKYQGVRIDLNKPFPRLSLRDAILQFNPGITPDQIDHLETARELAHKYEIATPAHYGLGKIQTELFEKLVEEKLQQPIFITHFPKEVSPLSRANEENDFITDRFEFYVGGREIANGFSELNDPEDQAARFREQLKARNAGDLEAMSFDEDYITALEYGLPPTAGEGIGIDRLVMLFTDNASIRDVILFPLLRSK comes from the coding sequence ATGGAATTAAAAGACCAAATCAAAGAAGAAAATGAACAAATCGCGCAGCGTAAATTAAAATTAAAGAAGCGGCGTGAAGAGGGTCAAGCTTACCCTAATGATTTTAAGCGCGATAGTTTAGCGGCTGATTTACATGCTGTTTACGATCAATTCGACAGTGGTGCATTAACCGCAAAGGCTATCCGCGTTAAAATGGCGGGCCGGATGATGACCCGGCGGATTATGGGAAAAGCCAGTTTCGCCCATATCCAAGACATGAAAGGCCGTATGCAAATTTATGTTACGCGCGATAGTCTGCCCCAAGGCGTCTACTCAGACTTTAAATCCTGGGATTTGGGAGACATCGTTGGTATTGAAGGAGAGCTTTTTAAAACAAAAACAGAGGAGTTGTCGGTTAAAGTCGATCAGATTCGTTTATTGACAAAAGCGCTGCGACCAATGCCTGATAAGTTTCACGGACTTCATGATCAAGAACAGCGGTTTCGTCAGCGCTACCTTGATTTAATTGTCAACGAATCATCCCGTCATTTATTTCAAACTCGCTCGCAAGTTATCGCGCAAATCCGCCGCTTTCTTGATGATCGCGGCTACATTGAAGTTGAAACGCCGATGATGCATCCATTACCGGGAGGCGCTGCTGCGCGCCCCTTTGAAACGCACCACAACGCGATGAATATGGATTTATTTTTGCGAATTGCGCCTGAACTTTATTTAAAAAGATTAGTCGTCGGTGGCTTTGAAAAGGTGTACGAAATTAACCGTAATTTTCGCAATGAAGGTATTTCAACACGGCATAATCCCGAATTCACGATGCTCGAGTTTTATCAAGCGTACGCGACTTATGAAGATATGATGATGCTTACCGAATCGATGATTCGCCACCTCGCTGAAAAAATTTTTGGCGTTATGGAAATAAAATACCAGGGGGTGAGGATTGATTTAAATAAACCTTTTCCGCGTTTATCTCTGCGCGATGCGATTTTACAATTTAATCCTGGAATAACGCCCGATCAAATTGATCACCTTGAAACGGCGCGCGAATTAGCGCATAAATATGAAATTGCTACCCCCGCTCATTACGGATTAGGGAAAATCCAAACGGAATTGTTTGAAAAACTCGTAGAAGAAAAGTTGCAACAACCAATTTTTATAACTCATTTTCCAAAAGAAGTGTCGCCCTTATCCCGAGCGAATGAAGAAAATGACTTTATCACTGATCGTTTTGAGTTTTATGTGGGCGGCCGCGAAATCGCTAACGGCTTTTCGGAATTAAATGATCCCGAAGATCAAGCCGCTCGCTTTCGCGAGCAATTAAAAGCACGAAATGCTGGGGATTTAGAAGCAATGAGTTTCGATGAAGATTATATCACCGCACTAGAATATGGACTTCCCCCGACAGCAGGAGAAGGCATTGGCATCGATCGTTTAGTGATGCTTTTTACCGATAACGCCTCCATCCGCGATGTCATTTTGTTCCCCTTATTGCGCTCGAAATGA
- the ygfZ gene encoding CAF17-like 4Fe-4S cluster assembly/insertion protein YgfZ, with amino-acid sequence MQPITIAIDPFGFILVKGENAATFLQGQLTCDVREINEIRGALGACCDPKGRMVANFFVFQKNKDYYFLLPKSMISITIAHLKKYAVFSKVELLAVNEAETYSLPEITLKELDENDWRSLNVRAGLVWVYPQTSGKLIPQMINLQKWGGISFTKGCYIGQEIIARTEHLGKLKRHLYRAFVDSETPPTPGDELKNQNDQTMGIVVEAARKNTEYELLVVIQDVALENGDIAFNQFPLKNVQPVAGNSSFISSAIRGTK; translated from the coding sequence ATGCAACCCATTACGATTGCAATCGATCCCTTCGGTTTTATCCTTGTTAAAGGAGAAAATGCAGCTACCTTTCTCCAAGGCCAGCTGACTTGTGATGTGCGCGAGATTAATGAAATACGGGGGGCCTTGGGCGCTTGTTGTGACCCTAAAGGGCGGATGGTAGCGAATTTTTTTGTTTTTCAAAAAAACAAAGATTATTATTTTTTACTTCCAAAATCCATGATCTCCATCACCATTGCCCATTTGAAAAAATACGCCGTTTTTTCAAAGGTCGAATTGCTGGCTGTCAATGAAGCAGAGACTTACTCTCTTCCAGAAATAACACTTAAAGAATTGGACGAAAATGACTGGCGTTCTTTGAATGTTAGGGCCGGCCTTGTATGGGTGTATCCCCAGACGAGTGGAAAATTAATCCCGCAGATGATTAATTTACAAAAATGGGGCGGGATTAGTTTTACTAAAGGGTGTTATATCGGACAGGAAATTATTGCTCGCACGGAGCATCTGGGTAAATTAAAGCGCCACCTTTATCGAGCCTTTGTGGATAGTGAGACCCCACCGACTCCCGGCGATGAATTAAAAAATCAAAATGATCAAACGATGGGGATAGTTGTTGAGGCCGCTCGTAAGAACACGGAATATGAGCTATTAGTCGTGATTCAGGACGTTGCACTTGAAAATGGAGATATCGCGTTTAATCAGTTCCCCTTGAAAAATGTACAGCCCGTCGCGGGGAACAGCAGTTTCATTTCGAGCGCAATAAGGGGAACAAAATGA
- a CDS encoding MFS transporter gives MKAASTANSTTLGSPLHRAPRAVLAWLMWGATALFVLFQFFLQLSSGEIVDGLMKSFSLSAFGGGVLASTYYYVYVALQVPAGVMIDRFGPRRLLTMGALICALGCFLFGSSHFLSVVIVGRLLMGTGAAFAFVGSLDVIGKWFRADQFAFMAAIAETVGMSGTIIGGFFLADWVQRMGWHHSMIAAAGIAAVISGLIWLIVRDGPSGAIPVPVQSAKMLWRDFYLLIKNAKAWINGIYSGLMFSIVTVFVALWAIPYMELTHHLSLLTASMVCNLVFIGIGIAGPVIGRLDRRIPRRRPLLITCSFVSAALMTIVIYAPQLPLMVVMGLMMLLGVFASGYVLTFGIANEIVPPHMRGTSLGFTNALSVGTAPLLQPLVGLILHLTARHSTDTEYYTIHDYQMALIVLPLLILAAGILAMWMPNRKLT, from the coding sequence ATGAAAGCCGCCAGCACAGCCAATTCAACAACTTTGGGTTCGCCTCTTCACCGAGCGCCTCGGGCGGTCTTGGCGTGGTTGATGTGGGGAGCAACGGCATTATTTGTGCTGTTTCAATTCTTTTTGCAGCTGTCCTCGGGTGAGATCGTCGACGGTTTGATGAAAAGCTTTTCCCTAAGCGCTTTTGGCGGTGGGGTTTTGGCGAGCACTTATTATTACGTTTACGTAGCTTTGCAAGTCCCAGCGGGGGTGATGATCGATCGTTTCGGCCCTCGGCGGTTATTGACGATGGGGGCCTTGATCTGTGCATTGGGCTGTTTTCTATTTGGTTCTTCTCATTTTTTATCGGTGGTGATAGTCGGTCGCCTATTAATGGGGACGGGTGCTGCATTTGCTTTTGTTGGTTCGCTAGATGTAATTGGAAAATGGTTTAGGGCGGATCAATTTGCTTTCATGGCGGCGATCGCTGAAACCGTAGGTATGAGCGGGACGATTATTGGCGGTTTTTTTCTGGCCGATTGGGTGCAACGGATGGGATGGCATCATTCCATGATCGCGGCTGCAGGCATTGCGGCTGTTATTAGTGGTTTGATTTGGTTGATCGTCCGGGATGGGCCATCTGGAGCAATACCTGTACCCGTTCAATCTGCAAAAATGTTGTGGCGTGATTTTTATCTTTTGATCAAAAATGCTAAGGCTTGGATTAATGGCATCTATTCGGGGCTGATGTTTTCCATTGTCACGGTGTTTGTGGCGCTATGGGCCATCCCCTATATGGAATTAACTCATCACCTTAGCTTATTAACGGCAAGTATGGTCTGTAATCTTGTTTTTATTGGGATTGGGATCGCGGGGCCTGTTATTGGCCGGTTGGATCGCCGAATTCCGCGCCGCCGCCCGTTGCTGATAACGTGTTCATTTGTTTCCGCGGCGTTGATGACGATCGTGATTTACGCACCTCAGTTGCCTTTGATGGTGGTAATGGGCTTAATGATGTTGTTGGGCGTTTTCGCGAGCGGTTACGTTTTGACGTTTGGTATAGCTAATGAAATTGTTCCGCCGCATATGCGGGGCACCAGCTTAGGTTTTACGAACGCTCTTTCAGTAGGGACAGCTCCCTTGTTGCAGCCGCTTGTGGGCTTGATCCTACATTTAACCGCTCGGCATTCGACGGATACTGAATATTATACTATTCACGATTATCAAATGGCCTTAATCGTTTTACCCCTTTTGATTTTGGCCGCCGGCATTTTAGCGATGTGGATGCCAAATCGGAAGCTTACATAG
- a CDS encoding mechanosensitive ion channel family protein, producing MDRLTSFNTFLWVICSKIATALPKIAVGIIVFLASWIIALITRSFIRYVFSRIRLKQRHLLRLLGQVGYVTVLIFGAITALGTMGINVAALVAGLGLTGFAVGFALKDVLSSVFSGFLILFYEPFQINDRIKISNTVGKVIDINLRYTVLQEENKRIMIPNSTVLTNIVTKED from the coding sequence ATGGACAGATTGACATCTTTCAACACTTTTCTTTGGGTTATATGCTCCAAAATCGCTACCGCTCTTCCCAAAATAGCGGTTGGGATCATCGTTTTCTTAGCCTCCTGGATTATCGCTCTGATTACCCGCTCTTTTATCCGCTATGTTTTCTCGCGCATCCGTTTAAAGCAACGCCATTTGCTGAGATTATTAGGTCAAGTGGGGTATGTCACCGTGCTCATTTTTGGTGCCATCACGGCGCTTGGTACGATGGGTATCAATGTCGCCGCTTTGGTAGCGGGTCTTGGATTAACGGGTTTTGCGGTAGGGTTTGCTTTAAAAGATGTTCTTTCGAGCGTGTTTTCTGGTTTTTTGATTTTGTTTTATGAGCCGTTTCAAATAAACGATCGAATTAAGATTAGCAACACCGTTGGGAAAGTGATCGATATCAACCTTCGTTATACGGTTTTACAGGAAGAAAACAAGCGCATCATGATCCCCAACTCAACGGTGCTGACGAATATCGTAACGAAAGAGGATTAA